A window of Eucalyptus grandis isolate ANBG69807.140 chromosome 4, ASM1654582v1, whole genome shotgun sequence genomic DNA:
TACTTTTCAACTGCAGTACCGTGTCTGTTTATTAACTGCATAAATCTGTGTTATAGGTTGCATATAGCCTCCATTCTTACAATATTCTTGTAGTGTTTTCTTTACTCTTTTCTGGCTTCTGGGGATTCCATAATAGTGCTAGACTTGTTGGCCTTTCAGTTAAAGAACtattttcacatgatttttcttcaaagaaaaggGTACGTTGGGTGTCTGTGCATGTATCACTTTCCTATTTCCTTTTAAAGTAAGTTATTCAAAGCTGCCTGCAAATTTTCAGGGTACTTGAATAATGTCGATGCAACTAGGTTAATGATCGACGAGGATGGTTGGCTACATACTGGAGATATTGTCCATTTTGATCAGGATGGATTTTTACATATACttgatcgagtgaaggagattATAAAGTACAAGGGCTTTCAGGTAAGAGCTTTACAGTTAATGTTAACGGTTGTCACGGATTGCCAATTGCTTTTCCCAGTGGCTTTTTAGAGATAGGTCAGTTCTCTGCATTATGCTATAATGGAAAACTGGTGCTACAGTTTATATCTTCACTTCATCTCAATATATCAAAAGGCGATTATTAAAGAACATGAATTTCTAAGAGATTATCTATTGCAAAAAGCGCTTACATGCTCTTGGACAAACTTATCTTTCTTATAATAGTAGCTAACTTCACATAACATCTTATGCTGCCAACAGATTGCTCCTGCTGATCTGGAGGGTGTATTAATTACCCATCCTGACATTGTTGATGTTGCAGTAACAGGGTAAGTGAGACTTCAATGCTCGCCCCAcctcccaaaagaaaaaagaaaaaaattgccatgcTAGTTTGGACAAGAAAATTGAGGGTAGAGACGGTCCCTTTCCTATGATATATAATTCGAGACAGAAAATGCATACTTAGAAGAATCTCAGTATTTCACGGCTAAATTGtctaaattttttgtttgtggAAATTTATATAGTTAAAAAGATCAAAGAACCAATCTGTCTTCGCTATGAAATATGTCCAAGGAACAAAGTTTGATCATATGCTGTTTTAGTCAAATTCTTTAAATGTCTTATTTCTCATTGTTGATCTAGTGATGTACTGGTACTTATTTTCTTTGTACCATACAGTGCCCTTGATGAAGAATCAGGTGAGATACCGGTGGCATTCGTGGTCAGGAGAATTGGAAGCAATATTTCTGAGGAAGCTGTCATGGACTACTTAGCTGCACAGGTTTTTCGTCAATTTAATTAGATGTTGTCCTGCATGCACACATGACGAACTAAAGATTTCCCAAGTTTTATTGCTTAAAAAAGACAATAGTAGTATGAAATGATTTTCAAAGTGTTAAACACACTTGACCAGGCTTTTTTCCATCCTTGTTGATGATCAAATGAACTAAGCTTTTCAACATACGCTTCTTTGTGCTTATAGGTTGCTCCCTACAAGAAAGTGAGGAAGGTAGTTTTTACCAGTTCAATTCCGAAATCAGCTGCTGGAAAGATTCTTCGGAGGGAACTCAAGAAGTCGTTGACTTCTAGATTGTGAGGGCCTTACATTTCTGGCTCTGAGTCCTGAGATGATAGCTGAGCAAAATAAGAGGATATAACCAATTCCAATTTAGATCAGTCCTCTAAAAAATTGTGGTTCTATTATGATAGCCGCAAAAAATGAGTAGAGAATTCTGTGTTACACAAATTACAGATTGTTTCATTCTTATGGAACAAGTGGCTTCAATATTAGCTTGAGTGTCTCATACCTATGTAGAAAGGTTCTTATACTTTTTCTACTAGTTTTGCATTGATATTTCTGAAGGTTTTTTGTATGTAGTGTCCCTGCTTAATGGCAGTCATATAATAATCTTGAGAGATTTATATCTCTGTCCTTGTATGTTATTGTAACAGACAACATGCTGCATCACAGTCTTTGAAAACAGTGATCCTTAACATTTTTTGTCGAGCGTACAGGAAGCGGTCTCATTTTAGATGCTTTGTGTTTTCATTTTACCCGTAGTGCTTGCCTCATCATTTTTCTCACCTGCTTGATTTTGTTGTTGCCTCTTGGCATATTTAACTGATTGGGTCATGGAACTACAGGCATTTTTCATTTGCTGTGGGGAGTTAATGGCCATTAGTCAATTTATAGACGATGATTTGCCAATATTCTCTCTATAAGATTTCTTATTTGCATTAGAATTTCATAATGGTCTAGGACCTGCCCTATCTTCTCTACATCTCCAGCTGACTTTCTCTTACATTATGGACGTGGCAAAATTATGCACTTTGTTATGCTGGTTCATCAGGTCACGATCTGTTTACAATTGACAAACAGTTATTATCATGTGCATTAAGGTCGAAGATAAGTTTAAAGATGATGACTTGACAAGGTCTGTCGCAATCCTCTGTTTCAAACACtgtgaatgatttttttccttccctggACGGTCCTTGATATTGCAAGTTCGTCTTATATAATGCACAGTCTATCTATTAATTGCTTTCATAAGTATATACAATCTTCTGCTTTTATTCCTCTATGTTACAAATTGGATTGGAATTACACAGGGGGGAAGTAAATACATGCTGAGCGCTTTCCTCTATGCGGGCCGAAGcatgaaggaaaaataatttgggtgatgaagtaaagaaaaaaaagaagagaaaaaatagtaAAGGATAAAATGGGGCTAGAGAATGATCAATATGGGTGATATTTTTTCTCCTGCCATTTAGAAAGTTTCAAGCTTTTGCTGCTTCCAATGGGGCACCAGTTTTGGTGGCAACTATTTGTTCCCAGAGGTCTCTGATCTTCAAGCCAATGATGGTTTGGAAGAGGCCTGTGCCATTGTTGCTTCCGGGGAAATCAGAGTGCTTCAGCATTTGCTGGGTGACCTCTCCATAGAACTTGGTGGAGATGTTGCTGAGATGGCTCTCCACATATATCAGCTCAGCTAGTCGGTCAAATTGCCCATCCATCTCCAACACAAACACCTGcaattagagaaaaaataaagattttgaCAATGAGCCAAAACAGATAGGATAAAATGGAAAAAGCGTCtacaatgaaaattttatacAGCTGGCAGTGATGCTAATACAAATCTAACAGAAGTTTCCAAATTGATGGAGACTGATTTAGAGGTAAGACAAAATGAAGTAGCCTCGTTTACCGTGCTCCTTTTTCTCTGTATCTTCCTTTGTACTAGAAATATATATTCCTGAGAGACAGTTAgcgacagacagacagacagacggGCAGACGGACAACTAGATCCAGAAGAGTTTCTCGGGAGAATGGAACCATCACTAGATTTGATTCATCCATCCAATGAATGAGAAAAACTTGGAAAATGAAGATCTCACAATGTACAACATACAGAATGCACGGCCTCGATACGTTTTCTTTACTGCTATTTGCTGTGTCTACCGTGCGACAAGTGGTAAGCAGTGAAATTATGAGACCTAGTCGATTAGATTCTTAGTTTTGGAAAAAACATGAAGATATATATGGAAGCAAATGATTACCTCATGGCCAAAATAAGTGTCAGGGCCGTAGAAGAACTTGATGCCAGGGTAAGAGCAGGTGAGTTTCCTTCCACAAGGAATCCATGAAATTGTTGAGCCCTCATCAAAGAGGTAAACCGGTTTGAAGTACTTCAATCCTTCCTTCATTATCAGTCTCACTCTCAACACCTTCCCCTCGTTGTCATCAGGAATGAGTTGGGTTGGCAACACTTCAATCACTGCATCTGCATATTGCTTTTGTGGATCTGCAAGTTtcgaaaaaagataaattaaaaaatgcaaagaatgCTGAAGAGTTAATAATAACTTTGCTTTCCCTCTTAATGGGGAAAGACAAGCATAACGTCTACAAGGATTATGGACTCTAATATTGATGTCTCGTGTGAATTTATTCCTAATTTGCAAATATGGCATAGTATCAGCACTAGCATGAAAACAAAAGCTcatagtaactttttttttttggggagatttAATGAACGAAAAAATGGCTTCATTTTTACCTATATAAGCATCAAAGTCTGGCTTTCTGGCCTCAATGCTAGCTTTGATGCTTTCAAGACTGTGTCCTCTCTCAGCCATGTCTCTCTgcattttttgtcaaatttttatCAGAACACGAGCCATCATGCATTCTCAGGCTGTATATTGTGAGAGGCACAATTCAGAGATTAGCAGGTTCGTGTTACCTGAATCTTCCAAGCAAACTTCACCTCGCTGCTTATGTCCAAGTAAATACTGAAGTCCAGCAATTCCCTCACACGTTGGTCAAACCTGCAAATACCCCCAGTTTGTGACAAAGATTAGATGTGTGGTCCAGACTCAATGAGGGTCAAGCTCAGCTGTTTAATTGGCCAAGCCCATGAGGGAAGTTGTTGTTACGCTTCCAGGTCAAAAAATGTCAATTCCTAgtactttcatggaagacatgGGCCAGTGTATGGCCCAGCCATTGAAGAGAAAACGACAATTCCTCGACCATAAAATGCAGCTTCAAGATCGGCTCTTAAAATCTATTGTGAGGCATGTCAgagcatttttcttttcttttttagctccAGAGAGGAGGATATAGCATAATTATCAACCCCATACACATAAATCGACAGTAACACCAGTCTCTATCTAATATTTTTCTCGGTCTCGGTCTGTACTGAAATTTTCTAACCATTTAACTACTCATAAAATGTTATTGCTCTCCAAGAACTAGTCCATGTAAcaccaaatttgaattttattttgctttttctacTACATAATAGCAGAAATCGATATTCCCAACTCCCGTAACTAGAGAGAGATAAGAAACATACATTGGGTGCAGACCCTCAATGACAAGGATCTTGGGCGGCACAATGAGCTCCGGCGGGTCGAGGAGGCCGGTGACGTGGTTGTAGATGGGCTTCTCGACTGCCTTCCCTTCCTTGAGCGCCTTGACCTGCTCGTACATGAGGTCGAAGTCGTTGGCGCGCGGGTCGAGTGCGGAGACACCCTTTCCCTTCCTCCCTGTCCTGTCCAGGGCGTGGTAGTCATCCAGGCATATCACGGTTGTTGTGTCGCTGATGAGGGTGTTGGAGTCCGGGTTCCCGCCCTTCGGGGGCTCAGCCGCCCCTCCGAACACGCTTGTGAGCCTCCTCATGAAGGTGCTCTTCCCGCACCCCGAGTCGGCAGCGAGACCGATCACCAGTGTGTCGCCGCGGCCAGCCGCTGAGCAAATGACCACACCGGGTGATGACGGGTGGCTTTGGATGATGACCCCTCCCCTCTTGGTGGCTCTGCTGCCATAAGTGCAGAAAAGGACCTGTTTCTTGTGGAAGCTTGCGATTGATGAGCATGTGGGGTTGAGTAATTGGGTTGTGTGGACAGTGCACACTGCCATTTCTTGACTATGATACGATGAAGCGTTTCTCTTTGCCCTTCTCTGAggaaagatggagagagagagagagaagggcaaGAGAGGGATAGATGATTTATAATGTGTGTTCAGGCAAATGGAGTGAGTCAGCTTGTTTTCGTGGACAGTGCATGAGATgggttttgcttcttcttgctgCTTTCTGTGTGATTCAAGAAACTTGAAACCGGAGGAGGTTAAGGGTGATGGGAAAAACGTAGGCAGTTTTCGAGAGggaatacaagaaaaaaatgaaaaagggaggGTTTTCGTGTTGATGATGAAGCGAGATATGTCTTTTAGCTTATGGGATTCTGTGACTACCCCTAGATTTGGACAAATTGGGAGGTGATTTTGAGGTGGGAATGGGAGGGGGCATGGATGTCCTAAGAAAATCCATGGACGATGGCTAAAACcatcataaaaattattaatgaaacACAAAGCAAAGCTAATctcatttcttcctcttcttttgaactttttctATGTTTGGAAGATGGGATGGGGGTGTTTGATGAGGTGATGgcaatgtttctttctttctgcgATTGAGCACAGGGCATGGACAAGTATGGTGACTGGTTGTTTCGGTTTGGGATACTGGGGATGCCACGTGGCATCTAGGGAGTGGGCAATTGGAGATGAGGGGGTGGAAGGGGTGGAATGGAGGAGATGTTGGAGCCCATTGTTAGAGAGAAGTATTACATGAATATCCCcttttcaattgatttgttaatgGACAATAGTAGGTACACAAACATTAACTTACATACCTAGCAAATGCATCACTTTCTGTAGATATGATCTCACCAGATTGAATATGGCAACTCTGTTGTCCCTGCAACCTGCAGTAGCATCTCATTGTTCACTGTTTCCACTTTACAAGACTTTCATCAATTGCTGCTTGCGTGAGTGCGTCTACTGTTTCTAACTTTGGCCAACGTTATGTTGCATCTTCTTAAGAGGAAACGAAAGGGAGAGGCAACTTTGCTTCACAGGTGTTCCAGAAAGTGAGCATTTTCTTAGGATTTGGTTATTTGATCCAATGGGTTCGGGGAGCTTTATGTAGCATGCATGCAATCGTGAGTTTTGAATTACAGGGACTGTCCCCACTAATCATTGGAACATGGAATGGCATTTCTAGTAGATCTATGGTGGAATTTACTGGACAAAGCAAGTGTATCACTTGCACGACTAAATCCtattttataaacaatatatatatgtggGTGTAATGTATGTGCGAGTCGTTTTGGCTGAACTTTTTGGTGTACATTTCACATTAATTTTGGATTCAAATAAGTAAAATTTCGGAGCTAACTTTTAGAGGATTGATTGAGTGATTAACGCTTGATTTGAATCCAACACATCTTACATTCAAATCACAGCATTAACCCCTTCTATCAACATTAGGAGCCATGCCCGCCACCCTATGGATGGAGTGGAGCCTTATGGACTAGTTgagttttgagaatttttttaatttatgtgtttttatataaagaaaatcatttgaGCTTATTTCGGGAATTTTGTTCCTGGAAAGAAGTACAAACCATCACTGTGGAGTCAAGAGAAGGTAAAGAGAAGGCGGTGGTACTCAAATGAAAGCAAATCTTAAGGTACACTGCTTATTCtataaatttcattaatttctgcagcacagaaagaaaaaaagatgggcAAAGCACACGGTTTGACGATTGTTAGATCCGGAAAGTAGCGAAACGCGGGTGCAAATTTTCCTACTAATTTAATACATTTTGCTGatctctttattttatattaagaacagaaaaatagagaacGTGGGGTCCGCACGAGCCGTCCACCCcactttctcctcttctttgctCATCATCCAGAATTCCAGGGATCCCGCTCGCTCTCTTCGGCCTGATTTCTATGTTCTTGTCTGAATTCGAACGTCTGTAAGGCATTTCTGCTGGTTTTCTTCGGTAAAAGTTTTGACCTGAAGAATTCCATTTCTGCGAAATGCAATCGCGTGGGCGGTTTTCCATCGTCACTTTTTCCACTTATCACGCCAAACGATTTTCGACAGTTCATGTAATGCGATTGTTAGCGCCGTCGTTCGTCGGGAGGGGCTTGATCTTCTCGTCCTTTGAATaaaaaactcatttatttattgctttgcATTTAAATTATTGATATGTTTAGGGTACGTTTATGGCCTAAAATATGATACACGCGTGCCATCACATCTGCGCGTGATTGATGCCTAATGCTGTCGCGAATGGTCAACCTACGGTTTGCTTTTACATGATTTTGACCGTGAATACAGAATGAAATACTTGGGGAATATGCTGCGGGCCAGGTTGGTGGGCAATGACGTTAAAGAATATTTGTACCACAATTCCCAGACTCGAAGAAAAGGCGAAGGAAAGATCTATTTTTCATGTGGAAGAGCGTCCAATCAAAAATGCATCGTGAAAAATACGTGATATATCCTATACATAAAATACTTTATTAAAGGTCAAACCGATTTTTCCTTAAATCGTGTTTAGGAATTTCCCAAACTCCGACCCTAATCTCTAATTACGACAGAAACCAAACTTTCCACATAAGtgattaagggtgcgtttggtaatgtttctgttcaaaaattgttccagggataTATCTATtccaatgaacaatttttaaacaaaaacgtATTTGGTAAATTcgttcttggaatagaaaaaaaaaaaaacacacatttggtaagtttttattcttttaattttttaatatttttattgtattgttcatatttttttctttttttcttccttttggccggtcgtcaaCCTCAGCCATGGCTggcgatcggccgacgagggccggcggcctcgcccaaccatggccgCCATGGGGGCGAGGAGGccgaggttggcctcaccttggctggcggagctcaagctcgcccaaatccaacaaggccgagcttgcccagccaaggtgaggccaagcctcgccagggGTTGGCGACActccggcaaggtcgccggccctcgacagCCGATCGCTggtcatggccgaggccggcgaccggccaaagaaaaggaaaataaagaagagagagaaaatttgtttctccaaagtgttctagaaataagaaacaagtttttcttatttcttatttctgttccaaatttattctcaaaaacaaaaaaagtagatttggaataaaaacgcaaacaaatgagtttctatttttttttttgttctcgggaataaaaaaacaagatttgtgttcataaatagaaaaaagaaatacaaacaaacacacACCCTAAATGGCTATGAAAATACAAGTCCACTTCGACATTAAATTTTGTGAATCCCCTTCTCCTCGCGTCGCATGAAACTATGTAGCTAGGGAGATCGAAACACAGACCGAAATGGAAGCTCTTGATCAAGAGGACTTCTGCAGAGCTCACGGCTCTGAGCAGCCAACGTTGAAAAAATTCGTTTTTAAACACGGTGGTCATGTACAGCTTCGTCTAGGACTCGGTGACGCCGAACTTTTTCATGGTCCCACCTCATAACACTGAGACAATGCGTTCTGCGTGATCAGAGATAGGCATCCATCGAACAAAGTGATGAATTCCTCCTCGGAAGGCATCGAATCCGACAGAGTGATTTCGCGGAAAATCTCCTCGACCGTATCGGATGAGACCAACGACATAACGATTCGGCCGTCGACGTGAGCATGAGGGCACCAACAGATGAAATTTTGGAAGGCAACTTGAGGCCCGAAGTTCTTGTCCAGCCAGGAAGGGAAGACATTGCCGATCTCCTTCCGGAAATTGCTCCTCAAGCTATAAATCTGCGCTTGAGAAGAATGGCAGTCTGGGTGTGCTCCAAAGTAGAAATTTATGGTGACCACTTTGAAATCATCAAGATGGCCACCGAGAGGATTGATTCCAAAAGCAATCAATCCTGATACGTGACAGTGATGTTGAGGAACGACCATGCACTCATGGATTGATGGGTTccatataaatatatttgaaagaTTGGGCTCATCTTTGTAATAAATGGATAAACAAACGACTCCATTGCACGAACCAATGACATCGTATCGGTCGGGATGACCAAACGAAGGATCAAGATGAGATGTCTATTGAGATGAGCTTTGACAAAATAGGCATCGTTGAGTAGGGATTTTCAAGATTTGCATATGCACCAGAACCGAGCTAGTGATTTCACTGAAAGCCGCAATAAGATGTCTATCGTTATGTCATCCAGGAAGCTTGCCATCTTCCTTACGCTCTCAAAGTACACCTTCGAAATGCGGTATTGCTTCGAATTCGACATAAATGCCGATGAATTACTTTGCATGTAACGATGATTTTCAGCCTCATTTGGAGGttctttcagcttttcctctcgtCCTATTACTATGAAGACGAATTAAGAACATTGCAAACAGGACTCAGAGATGACTCCAACAAAATTTGATTCTCTTATACAATGTAATTTTCCATTGGATTAGCTTTGAAGTATCGAGTAATTTTGTCAATAACAAGAACAAATTTCCAATGTCCACGATTACATCGCCAGGGTTTCCTCCCTCGAGCAATTACACGGGGTGATTTTGGCAAGATGCGTATAATAAGGCATCTTGCAAAGTCGACCGGATCGCTCTCGCCTTCTATGTCATATAGTAAATTCATGTCGTGGTATTGTATAATCAGTTATTTCTCGTTTCATTTGCAAAACGATTTAAGATTTGATCTcaacttgataaaaaaaaatatatataaaagcttttgaaaaaaagaaaatggtcgAATGTGTGAAATCATCTCTCTTTCAAGCAAGATTGTTAGGGAAGATGAAGACACAACCTTGAAGTAGATTTACCACGGAGCCTTCTAGAGTGCTCGGTTGTCAAACTAACGTCTATATTATGGGTTTTAGAAATCTTATCTATCTTTATTTCCCCCCTCCCCCTCATggaataattttagaattttattccAAGTACTAAATGTCGGCTATACTAAAATCTGTGGGTAAATTTAGTACAGATGATGGATGGCGAGATTAACTATGTTGTTGAATTTCAATTGGTATTTAGTTGCTATTCTACTAAATTTATAGtaaaaatctttatttgaattgTATTAATTAAGTTAtgaactttttgataatttgtcaatataatccatTCAGCAAATTAGcaaaaaattgctaacataaATGTTAGTTGTCTTATGTAGTGCTAACGCAAACAAacatcataatttttaaatatttttttctcttttctttctttattttttctttttataaatctAGGTTAGCCAACCATcaccggccacaagcgagggccaACAACTCTCATTGACCACAAGCAAAggcctgcaagccctcgccaAGATCCAGGAAAGGGAGTAGAGCAAGGATAGAGGCCCTCATCtgcaattgcaaaaaaaaaggaaagaaaggaaaacaaaagaaacaaataaaaaattatccacattagcaatAGGACAACTATACTACGTAGGACATTCAATATCCATGTCAAAGATTTCCGACCAAACTTGGCCAAATGAACTACATTAGCAAATCATcacacaattgaaagatttaaaactaaatttgtacaaatacaataagtttggaaattttttggtatttattccCTAATACTATGTTAATTACTTAATACCATCTTCTTCAGGAACCTCGTAGGTTCCATCCGTAattcttgaagatgatgttgcCAAAAGCATTCGTACCTTGAAGCATGTTTTCACATACTCAAACGTGCTCAGCAGACGCAATGTCCCAATTGTAGACAAAAGCTATCGTGGATTAATCATTAAGGCTCGATTTTACACACCAAAACACAACAATTATCATCTTCCTATtgtctctctttcctcttctacgGCCTCCATCAATACAACTACCTTCTCTTTATTAGATTCATCATAAACccacaaaggaaaaataaattctaatcAAATGCTCCAtattgcattttgatttttcctccTACCAGTCATTTCCATCACCAATATTCTAGAACTCTTAAGCATAGGCTTCGTAAGAAACACTGCCCATGTTTTATAAAATAGCTCAAGCACCGTATTTCCTAAGCTCCTTTCGCAACAATCAACCATACTTTGCTATGATCATTTGGATATAGTTTTGCAAGCTCAAAGTCAGAAACCTTAGCATAGGCTTATGTTAAAGTTTAGTTTGCATGTTGCATCCCTATTGCACTCAGCAAGAGGCATCGCACGGTTGGGGGACAtataaagtaataaaatcatTAATATACTATCAAGAAGCAGGCATGATGAGCCAAGGGATACTAACAACTACGTCATCGAAGAAAAAGGCATGGCAGATTCGAATCTCCCCACAATGGGGAAGGTACAATACCAGAGTGTACTCACGACTGTGTAAATGGATAcaataattacaaaagaaaGCATATCTCATCATAATAAAGCAGCTCGAACATCCATCGGCAAGACTGACCAACCCAAGTCAGTCATGAAAAACCAGGATCGAAAATCACTTGTGTCCCCTGAAATACATGTAGGTTTTCTGCAGAGAACAGTAAACAAAGTAATAAGCAGGATGaagagaaaacgaaagaaagaaTCCCAGTGCATGCAAAATGCAAAACTAGTCAGGCAAATTGTATGTGCttcaattgaatattaaaactttcaaaaagtacaataagatcttaaaacttgtcaaattggcgCAATTGAGtcctttcttaacaccatcaaCTTGTCTAGCAGAAAAAGCTGTCTAATGCAgcatattttaattatgttcttTTCCATATCTTATTTGAACtagattaaaaaactaaaaaggctgaaatttaactaaaaaacaaaattggaaacAAAAGGGAGTGGCATGCCTCGCCAGTGGGGTGCCAC
This region includes:
- the LOC104442381 gene encoding phosphoribulokinase, chloroplastic, which encodes MAVCTVHTTQLLNPTCSSIASFHKKQVLFCTYGSRATKRGGVIIQSHPSSPGVVICSAAGRGDTLVIGLAADSGCGKSTFMRRLTSVFGGAAEPPKGGNPDSNTLISDTTTVICLDDYHALDRTGRKGKGVSALDPRANDFDLMYEQVKALKEGKAVEKPIYNHVTGLLDPPELIVPPKILVIEGLHPMFDQRVRELLDFSIYLDISSEVKFAWKIQRDMAERGHSLESIKASIEARKPDFDAYIDPQKQYADAVIEVLPTQLIPDDNEGKVLRVRLIMKEGLKYFKPVYLFDEGSTISWIPCGRKLTCSYPGIKFFYGPDTYFGHEVFVLEMDGQFDRLAELIYVESHLSNISTKFYGEVTQQMLKHSDFPGSNNGTGLFQTIIGLKIRDLWEQIVATKTGAPLEAAKA